TATTATAAGCCTTAATTCCAACAGGAAAAGCGGTATGAAGTATTTACAACCACTTACTAAAAACTACGCCAAATAGCCCTGCACAAATCCATACTACAATATTTGTCATAGTTTTAGCCACCCTACAGTAAATCTTCATTCCACTTGCCTCTCTGCCTGTGTAAACACAGTCAGGCAAGTTCCTCCACTTGGTGCTGCACCTGCCCACTATTTTCTGCGTTCAAATTTCCTTTCACATAGCAATGCTTATGCCTACGGCATCCCATAAAGGAAATTCTCTCTGTGTAAGCATCACAGCTTCGCTGTTTCTCTGCTTACCCCAGAAAATAGCATGCAGCAAGTGCAGCAATAAATACAGCTTCCATTTCAATAAATGATTAAACAGGAACTAATGTAACATCTCTATACGTCGCCTTGGTTCGTGGCACACGAAACAACTATTCTGAAAAATTTATCGTCTTATGATAAACATAAGATGGTTATTCAAAAACGCAAGTCTTATACATCATTAAATAATGTATATTTTCTCACAGCAACCATTCATAAATGGCGCCCTCTATTAGATGAAAATGATAATAAAGGTGTTATTGTAGATTATCTTAAAAAATTATCGGAAGAAAAATTAATTAGCGTTTATGGTTTTGTTCTAATGCCTAATCATTTTCATCTTATTTGGTCTCAAGATAAAATGAATGGTAAAGAAACGCCACAGGGAAGTTTATTGAAGTATACGGCTCATACTTTTTTAAAACAATTGAAATTAGAAAATCGATCTTTTTTGTATGAAGTAATAGCAGGCAATAAAAAACATGAGATTTGGCAAAGAGATTCTTTAAGTATAGAAATCTATAGTCGTAAAGTAGCGAAACAAAAACTTGCTTATATACATTCTAATCCTGTAAGCGGTAAATGGCAACTGGCGAAAGATTATTTGGATTATCATTTTTCATCGGCAAGATTTTATGAATATGCCCAAGATGATTTTGGATTTTTACATAACTTGTTTACAGTATTTGATGGAGAATGATTTTGTTGTTTCGTGTGCCACGAACCAAGGCGGAGTACTTCCTATTTAAATTAATGGAGTGATAGTGAATAGGAATTTTACTATTTAGCAGTTATTGCAATAATATAATAATCAGTAAAACTAATTATTTGTCAATTTAATTTATCAATAAAAGGCAGCAGGATTTAGCTTAAATATAGTCAGGGCGGGTACTTTAAGCTTTTTTATACAGTTTTACGGCAGGTCGGATTGTTTTTTATCGATTGCAGAAAAAATAAAATAGTTGAATCTTTAAGTACTCTTTCTTATTGCATTGCCGCAGTAAAAGAATTAGTAGTAAAATCATATCTATCTTATTAGTTGTTTCAGGAGTTGTAAAATGTTATTAAACTTACGTAACAGAACACGTATAAACTTTTAAACATTACAATATGACAGAACACTACTTTTTAAGCGTACCAGAACAAATTGGAAATGTAGCTCAAAAAATATTCAGCACATTAGGTGTTACAATAAAATATTCCGGTGAAAAGCCTAAAGTATATTCCAGCTCTATGTTTGGCGTTGAGATAATTTTAGAGCATAACAATTACAGCCATAAGGAAGAATACAATTATCACCTGACGGTTAAAAAAGATACTGACTCCGGGTTGGAAGCAAACGACTTTGTAATAAAGAAAATAAGTGATGTGGTATCCAACTTGTTCCGGTATAACCTGGATATGCCACATGCCCATGAAAATACAGGCGGTGGTTTATGTATATGGAATGCTCATTAAAACGGAAATAAGCTAAAAAAAGTAGCCGTGAGTTTTAGCGCTTAATTATAACGTACAAAAATTTAATCCTATGCCCTACGTAGAAAACCATAGCCCTATAACGGGAATCGAAGGTTCTGCTTTTGTAAGAAACATTAGTGTAAAAAAAATCGTTGATGCGTATAAAAGGATAAACATTAATGTCGCTAATTATTTTAAAGAAAATACAGAGATAGAAATACGAACCTGCAGTCAAACAGGTTATGCCTATTATTATCCTTCTGATATTTTTG
The Ferruginibacter albus DNA segment above includes these coding regions:
- a CDS encoding transposase; translated protein: MVIQKRKSYTSLNNVYFLTATIHKWRPLLDENDNKGVIVDYLKKLSEEKLISVYGFVLMPNHFHLIWSQDKMNGKETPQGSLLKYTAHTFLKQLKLENRSFLYEVIAGNKKHEIWQRDSLSIEIYSRKVAKQKLAYIHSNPVSGKWQLAKDYLDYHFSSARFYEYAQDDFGFLHNLFTVFDGE